In a single window of the Arachis hypogaea cultivar Tifrunner chromosome 6, arahy.Tifrunner.gnm2.J5K5, whole genome shotgun sequence genome:
- the LOC112755879 gene encoding protein BIG GRAIN 1-like B, with product MKNNTLIDHEHYHHSSRFLHNPSFSSTLLDQIYRSIDQSEQHNYTNTPNHMKTFFTQTTSRTEKNKKQEPSTRSTSRDYDNDVTCFSSTSLSSDSSSSSSSSAGFSSSDTESTRPSRTRSSSSCFLPLRPVKTSASLRDEEKGDDDRRKFHSFRHDFKTELGALIGGDRGEDDYESLSMKSKSRALKIYNNLKKVKQPISPGAKITSFLNSIFATSKKTKSTNHDIKNIYQNRLHESNDASKNVDNDAKKSKSIQTSLPSTCSFSRSCLSKTGRLHRSNDIPEEEREAKLVQTSTHSSLSSSKSCLSKSLTSEREKLRNGTKRTVRFYPVSVIVGEEGINNKVATKTWKNSSNVEKSKVVKEAAREFLEEYHKNKNKNNLVSEALMDLHKNNNNKINNANHDEDDDDDDVASCASSDLFELDHLAELPVYETTHVCTNRAIANGLAV from the coding sequence ATGAAGAACAACACACTCATAGATCATGAACACTACCACCATAGCAGCAGATTCCTTCACAATCCTTCTTTCTCTTCAACCCTCCTTGACCAAATCTACCGTTCCATTGACCAATCCGAACAACACAATTACACAAATACCCCCAATCACATGAAGACCTTCTTCACACAAACAACTTCAAGAACAGAGAAGAACAAGAAACAGGAACCATCAACAAGAAGCACGTCACGTGACTATGACAATGACGTCACGTGCTTCAGTTCCACGTCACTTTCCTCCGATTCCAGctcgtcctcttcttcttccgCGGGATTTTCATCCTCCGACACGGAGTCAACAAGGCCGTCAAGAACGCGCTCGTCCTCATCGTGCTTCTTGCCTCTGAGGCCGGTGAAGACTAGCGCGTCCTTGAGGGACGAGGAGAAAGGAGACGATGATCGTCGAAAGTTCCACAGCTTTCGCCACGATTTCAAAACCGAATTAGGTGCTCTAATCGGCGGAGATCGTGGCGAAGATGATTATGAATCATTATCCATGAAATCCAAGTCAAGAGCGTTGAAGATCTATAACAATCTCAAGAAGGTGAAGCAACCAATTTCACCCGGTGCTAAGATCACTAGCTTTCTCAACTCGATCTTCGCTACTTCCAAGAAAACCAAGTCCACCAACCATGATATAAAGAATATTTATCAGAATCggttacatgaatcaaacgacgctagTAAGAACGTGGACAACGATGCAAAAAAGTCAAAGTCAATTCAAACTTCATTGCCTTCTACTTGTTCATTTTCGAGGTCTTGTTTGAGTAAGACTGGTCGGCTACATAGATCAAACGACATTccagaagaagaaagagaagccaAGTTAGTTCAAACTTCAACacattcttctctttcttcttctaaatCTTGTTTGAGCAAGAGTCTAACTTCCGAAAGGGAAAAGCTTCGCAACGGGACAAAAAGAACGGTTCGATTCTACCCCGTGAGCGTGATTGTGGGTGAAGAAGGAATCAATAATAAAGTTGCCACAAAAACATGGAAGAATAGCAGCAACGTAGAGAAGAGCAAGGTGGTGAAAGAAGCTGCAAGGGAGTTCTTGGAAGAGTACcataagaacaagaacaagaacaatttGGTTTCAGAAGCTTTAATGGATttgcataaaaataataataacaaaataaataatgcaaATCACGACGAAGACGACGACGACGATGACGTGGCAAGTTGTGCAAGTTCGGATCTGTTTGAGCTTGATCATTTGGCTGAGCTTCCTGTGTATGAAACAACTCATGTTTGCACTAATCGTGCCATTGCTAATGGTCTTGCTGTGTAG
- the LOC112757851 gene encoding serine/threonine-protein kinase STY17-like, which yields MGACLDPPQHAWIVTEYLTTNLKEYLHGPANTRSKHRAVPLSPFRDRLLMALEISQAMQYLHHHNPKIIHRDLKPSNIFLDDALHVRVADFGHARFLGDQEMALTGETGTYVYMAPEVIRCEPYNEKCDVYSFGIILNELLTGKHPYIETEYGPTKIAMEVVEGKLRPMLPCDDDANLMEELIDLINLCWDANPSTRPSFAAITRTLEIYVNKLYQTISTP from the exons ATGGGTGCGTGCTTGGACCCTCCCCAACACGCGTGGATTGTAACCGAATACTTAACCACCAATCTAAAAGAGTATCTACATGGCCCTGCCAATACAAGAAGCAAACACAGAGCGGTGCCACTCTCACCCTTTAGAGACAGGCTTCTCATGGCATTGGAGATTTCACAAGCTATGCAATATTTGCATCACCACAACCCTAAGATTATTCATCGTGATCTCAAACCgtctaatatttttttagacGATGCCTTGCATGTTAGGGTTGCGGATTTCGGCCATGCTCGATTCTTAGGCGATCAGGAGATGGCTCTCACTGGAGAAACAG GAACATATGTGTACATGGCACCAGAGGTGATCCGATGTGAACCTTACAATGAAAAATGTGATGTATACAGTTTTGGAATCATACTGAATGAGCTTCTAACTGGAAAACATCCATACATTGAGACAGAATATGGTCCCACCAAG ATTGCAATGGAAGTTGTGGAGGGTAAGCTGAGGCCAATGCTTCCATGTGATGATGATGCTAACCTAATGGAAGAGCTAATTGACCTTATTAACCTTTGCTGGGATGCAAACCCATCAACAAGACCATCTTTTGCAGCTATCACACGTACCCTTGAAATTTATGTGAACAAGCTCTATCAAACTATATCAActccttaa
- the LOC112755880 gene encoding thermospermine synthase ACAULIS5, with product MGEAPQLLYVNGFSKFCHVTQKNHANGILHNNNNHHEFSRFGPENQQKNGSNGNYDSSSWYEEVIDDDLKWSFKLNRVLHKGVSKYQDIALLDTKRFGKALMIDGKMQSAESDEFIYHECLIHPSLLCHPNPKKVFIMGGGEGSAAREALKHKTIDKVVMCDIDQEVVDFCRKYLTVNRETFYHRKLDLVINDAKAELEKRKEKYDVIVGDLADPLEDGPCYQLYTKSFYEKILKPKLNDHGIFVTQAGPAGIFTHKEVFTSIYNTIKQVFNYVMVYSTHVPSFADTWGWVMASDEPLSIGAEEMDKRIKARIDGELLYLNGAWFQSAATMNKTVSQSLKNETHVYTEENARFIPGHGVAYRL from the exons ATGGGTGAGGCTCCTCAACTTCTCTATGTTAATGGTTTCTCAAAATTTTGCCATGTAACTCAAAAAAACCATGCCAATGGTAttcttcataataataataaccaccATGAGTTCTCAAGGTTTGGCCCTGAaaatcaacaaaagaatggaagtaATGGTAACTATGATTCCTCATCATGGTATGAGGAAGTCATTGACGATGATCTCAAATGGTCCTTCAAACTCAATAG GGTGCTCCACAAAGGGGTTAGCAAGTACCAAGACATAGCTCTTTTGGATACAAAGCGTTTTGGAAAg GCTTTGATGATTGATGGAAAGATGCAGAGTGCTGAATCAGATGAGTTTATTTATCATGAATGCTTGATTCATCCCTCCCTTTTATGCCACCCCAA CCCAAAAAAGGTGTTTATTATGGGAGGAGGTGAAGGTTCTGCTGCTAGGGAAGCCCTCAAACATAAGACAATAGACAAAGTTGTCATGTGCGACATAGACCAG GAGGTGGTAGATTTCTGTAGGAAATATTTGACTGTGAATAGGGAGACATTTTATCACAGGAAGCTTGACCTTGTCATCAATGATGCCAA GGCTGAGTTGGAAAAGAGAAAGGAGAAGTATGATGTGATTGTTGGAGATTTGGCTGACCCACTTGAAGATGGGCCTTGCTATCAACTCTACACCAAATCCTTTTATGAGAAAATCTTGAAGCCCAAGCTCAATGATCATGGCATTTTTGTCACCCAG GCTGGACCAGCAGGTATATTCACACACAAGGAGGTCTTCACTTCCATATATAACACAATCAAACAGGTCTTCAACT ATGTGATGGTATATTCCACTCATGTACCATCTTTTGCTGATACATGGGGATGGGTTATG GCTTCTGATGAACCATTATCAATTGGTGCTGAGGAAATGGACAAAAGAATCAAAGCAAGGATAGATGGAGAATTGCTTTATCTAAATGGTGCTTGGTTCCAATCAGCTGCTACCATGAATAAGACTGTTTCACAATC gttgaagaacgaaactcACGTGTACACAGAAGAAAATGCTAGATTTATTCCTGGGCATGGTGTGGCTTATCGTCTCTAA